A window of the Haloarcula litorea genome harbors these coding sequences:
- a CDS encoding helix-turn-helix transcriptional regulator: protein MNNRLPELRGERGESQADLAAAVDVTRQTINALERGRYDPSLELAFALADHYDCAIEDIFDPSG from the coding sequence ATGAACAACCGGCTGCCGGAACTGCGGGGGGAGCGCGGCGAGAGCCAGGCGGACCTCGCCGCCGCCGTCGACGTGACCCGTCAGACCATCAACGCCCTGGAGCGGGGCCGCTACGACCCCTCGCTGGAACTGGCGTTCGCGCTCGCCGACCACTACGACTGCGCCATCGAGGACATCTTCGACCCCTCGGGCTAG
- a CDS encoding Gfo/Idh/MocA family protein, producing the protein MTHRMVHVGLGGRGQHWIHESIPPNVDADRLEVVAAVDTDPDRLRRAESALDLDSDRCYTDLDAALTEQDADCCSVVTPPSTHEAVVDTALAHGVDILSEKPIADTLAGSVRIAEKVAAADAKMGITMSHRYDRDKTTFRRALREASPVDYLTARYTGNVRERGYYSDYVHEMADMLLLDGAVHHLDMLASFADAPCERVYADTWVPDGADYDGDCTGLVTLHFADGTRAQYEGSYANATTLNGWGHEYFRAECREETLVLDRREVERFPHDPDAVGDWTGVGKGDGEAVPMAERPLWENAWLIEQFCDWLDGGEPMATRVEDNLQSMAIVFAAIESSRTGEAVDVQALLEEARQEA; encoded by the coding sequence ATGACACACCGGATGGTACACGTCGGCCTCGGCGGCCGCGGGCAGCACTGGATCCACGAGTCCATCCCGCCGAACGTCGACGCGGACCGCCTCGAAGTCGTCGCCGCCGTCGACACCGACCCCGACCGACTGCGCCGCGCCGAGAGCGCGCTCGACCTCGATTCGGACCGCTGTTACACCGACCTCGACGCCGCCCTGACCGAGCAGGACGCCGACTGCTGTTCGGTCGTGACGCCGCCCTCGACCCACGAGGCCGTCGTCGACACCGCGCTGGCCCACGGCGTCGACATCCTCTCGGAGAAGCCCATCGCCGACACGCTGGCAGGGTCGGTCCGCATCGCCGAGAAGGTCGCCGCCGCCGACGCGAAGATGGGGATCACGATGAGCCACCGCTACGACCGGGACAAGACCACCTTCCGCCGGGCGCTGCGGGAGGCCAGCCCCGTCGACTACCTCACCGCCCGCTACACCGGCAACGTCCGCGAGCGCGGGTACTACTCCGACTACGTCCACGAGATGGCGGACATGCTCTTGCTCGACGGCGCGGTCCACCACCTCGATATGCTGGCCTCCTTCGCCGACGCCCCCTGCGAGCGGGTCTACGCCGACACCTGGGTCCCCGACGGGGCCGACTACGACGGCGACTGCACCGGGCTGGTGACGCTGCACTTCGCCGACGGGACCCGCGCCCAGTACGAGGGCAGCTACGCCAACGCCACGACGCTGAACGGCTGGGGCCACGAGTACTTCCGGGCGGAGTGTCGCGAGGAGACGCTCGTGCTCGACCGCCGCGAGGTCGAGCGGTTCCCCCACGACCCCGACGCCGTCGGCGACTGGACCGGCGTCGGGAAGGGCGACGGCGAGGCGGTCCCGATGGCCGAGCGCCCCCTCTGGGAGAACGCCTGGCTCATCGAGCAGTTCTGTGACTGGCTCGACGGCGGCGAGCCGATGGCCACCCGCGTCGAAGACAACCTCCAGTCGATGGCCATCGTCTTCGCCGCCATCGAGAGCAGCCGGACCGGCGAGGCCGTCGACGTGCAGGCGCTGCTGGAGGAAGCCCGGCAGGAGGCGTAG